A region of Antedon mediterranea chromosome 8, ecAntMedi1.1, whole genome shotgun sequence DNA encodes the following proteins:
- the LOC140056819 gene encoding E3 ubiquitin-protein ligase RNF166-like codes for MASGGDKEEDEFTCAICLEIYIKPVKIQCGHVFCTGCISDDSQLASPKCSLCREVYNPVKTRKDKELEKKMDKTKRNCSGCQKKFSLSKLNVHMSTCAKLAVNSGLHQFQPIAKTNQKHEVVNRSTFKCPYCGARNLDCEGLRKHCNQMHKNDTAPVTCPICASMPWGDPNYKSSDFLSHLNMRHKFEYGTYVDFHNNEDEVLRQVLEQSLMQK; via the exons ATGGCTTCAGGTGGAGATAAAGAAGAAGACGAGTTTACTTGTGCAATCTGTCTGGAAATTTACATAAAACCAGTCAAGATACAGTGTGGCCATGT cTTTTGCACTGGCTGTATATCAGACGACTCACAGTTAGCATCGCCAAAGTGTTCACTTTGCCGTGAAGTGTATAACCCAGTAAAAACAAGAAAAGATAAAGAGTTGGAAAAAAAGATGGACAAGACAAAAAGAAATTGTTCTGGATGCCAAAAAAAG TTTTCTCTTTcaaaattaaatgttcatatGTCAACCTGTGCTAAGCTTGCCGTCAACTCCGGTCTACACCAGTTCCAACCAATTGCCAAAACAAACCAAAAACACGA GGTAGTAAATCGCTCTACATTTAAGTGTCCATACTGCGGTGCCCGTAACTTGGACTGCGAAGGATTACGTAAACATTGCAACCAGATGCACAAGAACGACACGGCTCCCGTAACCTGTCCGATCTGCGCATCCATGCCGTGGGGCGACCCCAACTACAAGAGTTCAGATTTTCTCAGTCATCTCAATATGAGACATAAATTTGAATATGGAACTTATGTT GATTTCCACAACAATGAGGATGAAGTACTCCGTCAGGTTTTAGAACAATCTCTAATGCAGAAATGA
- the LOC140057113 gene encoding uncharacterized protein, translating into MSIIERLSKRIKSYLVTLAYFPGRFGVNAAKHVLGETSTAEVKQNAIFPIYNRSLIEKDGQLDRFYFHGFVQEYVDANFSHLRDNVTTRERFCEFFIDVVRCLTPEMKPEKLFPLFNQDVQNIDKLLKEAVNCSDTVRYEKFIQLACDADYLLINVLPKHSAVKFYEACVNSSKLQGTAYQHGMMLMHYGTALGNIKGNYICASDIFMQAKASLLQAIEELKDAKEPANNMNHSKYTDIQSECTENQSIYTENQSKYTENQSKYTENQSKYTENQSKYTEYKSEYTENQSTVDEQRQAREALARLYTSMGWNLHMQSNEREAIENLQIASKMQDELDVKLSRHGGSTMARLGGVHTFIGDLKSAKPYIEASLRIRKQLFGEHPATGETYNYFGLFYQRSPGSENEATKYFKMSLRTKQHFNKAPSRDKVISINNVAMEHAKRSNYDDALKLLDDAYTMQHRLGLNHHDTSLIQNNRGKVYAMMGEYTQSENSFKEALRLRRRMLTNEHTSTAGTLHQLGETLLKAKKFTQAVERFKEALAIRRRVLQQHLKNRGIAETLQCLGQAYKESGQEEDAKEMKKLLDKELCRLDSLKCKIPVV; encoded by the exons ATGTCAATTATTGAACGCTTATCTAAAAGAATTAAATCGTACTTAGTGACGCTAGCTTACTTTCCCGGTCGTTTCGGCGTAAACGCTGCAAAGCATGTGCTTGGAGAAACGAGTACTGCAGAAGTAAAACAAAATGCCATTTTTCCGATTTATAACCGATCACTTATCGAAAAAGACGGACAGCTTGATCGCTTCTACTTTCACGGATTTGTTCAAGAATATGTTGATGCCAACTTCTCACATTTACGAGATAATGTTACAACCCGCGAGCGTTTCTGCGAGTTCTTCATCGATGTAGTCCGCTGTCTAACACCTGAGATGAAACCGGAAAAACTGTTCCCACTTTTTAATCAGGACGTACAAAATATAGACAAACTTTTGAAGGAAGCAGTTAATTGTTCAGATACTGTACGCTATGAGAAGTTTATACAACTTGCTTGTGACGCCGATTatcttttaattaatgttttaccAAAACACTCTGCTGTCAAGTTCTACGAAGCTTGCGTCAACTCAAGCAAATTACAGGGTACTGCTTATCAACATGGTATGATGCTGATGCATTATGGGACAGCACTTGGAAACATCAAAg gTAATTATATATGTGCATCAGATATATTCATGCAAGCAAAAGCATCACTGCTTCAGGCTATAGAAGAGCTTAAGGATGCCAAAGAGCCTGCCAATAATATGAACCATTCTAAATACACTGATATTCAGTCTGAATGCACTGAGAACCAGTCTATTTACACTGAAAATCAGTCTAAATACACTGAGAACCAGTCGAAATACACAGAAAATCAGTCTAAATACACTGAAAATCAGTCTAAATACACTGAATACAAGTCTGAGTACACTGAAAACCAGTCTACAGTTGATGAGCAGAGACAAGCCAGAGAGGCATTGGCGAGACTCTATACTTCGATGGGATGGAACTTACATATGCAGTCTAATGAAAGAGAAGCAATTGA AAATCTTCAAATAGCCTCTAAAATGCAAGACGAACTGGATGTAAAACTCAGCAGACATGGAGGATCCACCATGGCAAGACTAGGGGGCGTTCACACCTTCATAG GAGATTTAAAAAGTGCAAAGCCATACATTGAAGCAAGTCTTCGTATTCGTAAGCAACTTTTTGGTGAGCATCCCGCAACCGGGGAGACATACAACTATTTTGGGCTCTTCTACCAACGTAGTCCTGGCTCTGAAAATGAAGCTACCAAATATTTTAA aatgtctTTAAGAACAAAACAGCATTTCAACAAAGCGCCATCACGCGATAAAGTCATCTCGATTAACAACGTTGCCATGGAGCACGCAAAGAGAAGTAACTACGATGACGCTCTCAAACTGTTAGATGATGCTTACACAATGCAGCACAGGCTAGGTCTAAATCACCACGATACCTCACTTATACAAAACAACCGAGGGAAGGTGTATGCTATGATGGGTGAATACACACAATCTGAAAACAGTTTTAAAGAAGCACTACGGTTAAGAAGACGGATGCTTACGAATGAACACACGTCCACAGCTGGCACGTTGCACCAGCTGGGAGAAACGCTACTGAAAGCAAAGAAGTTTACACAGGCAGTAGAACGATTTAAGGAGGCCTTAGCTATCAGGAGGAGAGTATtacaacaacatttaaaaaatagaggTATTGCAGAGACACTGCAGTGTCTTGGTCAGGCGTATAAGGAGTCTGGACAGGAGGAGGATgcaaaagaaatgaaaaaactgTTAGATAAAGAGTTATGTCGACTGGACAGTTTAAAGTGTAAAATTCCTGTAGtataa
- the LOC140056298 gene encoding probable ATP-dependent RNA helicase DHX35 translates to MAASYKPKFWRPGTEAPGTALNEERNNKKDDSTAVIYNPYISMSIQQQRQRLPVFKHRNHILYLLETHQTIVIVGETGCGKSTQIPQYLAEAGWTDSGYVVGVTQPRRVAAITVAQRVAEERGAVLGHEVGYSIRFDDCTDKDATRIKFLTDGYLVREMMEDPLLSKYSVIMLDEAHERTLYTDIAIGLLKKILKKRKDLRVIVASATLDAEAFQNFFNDNDTKDKSKDTAVILTVEGRTFPVDIFYTESPVPNYLRSTVETIIKIHKSNEEGDILAFLTGQDEVDQALQMVIDYARSNKNEKLMKMKALPMYGTLPADEQMKVFERTPPGTRKIVLATNIAETSITVNGIGYVIDSGFVKMRAYDANTGMEGLVIVPVSQASANQRSGRAGRNRSGKTYRLYTEADFDKLSQMTVPEMQRANLSSVILQLKSLGIDNVLRFTFPSPPSSKAMIRGLELLYALGGIDDSAKLTQPLGVRMAEFPLDPMFAKMLLVSGDFGCSEEILTITAMLQVQNIFFTPRNQKIQAEKMKRRFSVMEGDHLTLLNVYEAFQKYGKNSRWCHEHYLNYKGLVRASSIRKQLEKLLKKFKIKLVSSEGDADVICRCIVAGFFANAARLHATGSYRTIRDDKELDIHPTSVMYAEKWPKYVVFYEVLQTNKDYMRDVTEIDPTWLYELAPHYYQYGTENEIAAKRAKVGD, encoded by the exons ATGGCAGCCTCCTACAAACCAAAGTTTTGGAGGCCAG GAACTGAGGCTCCAGGAACAGCTCTAAATGAAGAAAGAAACAACAAGAAAGATGATAGCACGGCTGTCATCTACAACCCATACATATCAATGTCGATACAACAACAACGTCAAAGACTTCCTGTATTCAAG CATAGAAATCATATCTTATACCTGCTGGAGACTCATCAGACCATTGTGATTGTTGGAGAGACTGGTTGTGGGAAAAGCACTCAGATACCACAATACCTGGCTGAAGCTGGATGGACCGATAGCGGATATGTTGTTGGTGTTACGCAACCACGTAGAGTTGCAGCTATAACG gTCGCTCAAAGAGTAGCAGAAGAACGAGGCGCCGTGCTGGGTCACGAGGTCGGATATTCAATTAGATTTGATGACTGTACAGATAAGGATGCAACAAGAATTAAg tttttaACAGATGGTTACTTGGTAAGAGAGATGATGGAAGACCCTTTGCTCTCAAAATACAG tGTTATTATGTTAGATGAGGCACATGAGCGTACACTGTACACAGACATTGCCATTGGCCTTCTAAAAAAAATCTTGAAGAAACGGAAAGATTTGCGTGTGATTGTTGCCTCGGCGACGTTGGATGCTGAAGCATTTcagaatttttttaatgataatgaCACAAAAGACAAAAG TAAAGACACGGCTGTGATTTTAACAGTAGAAGGCCGGACATTTCCTGTCGATATATTCTACACTGAGAG CCCAGTGCCCAACTATTTGAGGTCAACGGTTGAAACAATCATTAAGATTCATAAGAGTAACGAGGAAGGCGACATCTTAGCATTTTTAACCGGTCAAGATGAAGTCGATCAAGCGTTACAAATGGTCAT CGATTATGCAAGATCAAATAAAAATGAGaaattaatgaaaatgaaaGCGTTGCCAATGTATGGAACCTTGCCGGCAGATGAACAGATGAAGGTGTTTGAAAGGACGCCCCCTGGCACCCGCAAGATTGTTCTGGCAACAAACATCGCAGAAACTTCTATCACAGTGAATGGTATTGGTTATG TTATCGACAGTGGTTTTGTCAAGATGCGAGCTTACGACGCAAACACTGGAATGGAAGGCTTGGTTATCGTGCCGGTATCACAGGCCTCAGCCAATCAGAGATCGGGAAGAGCAGGACGTAATCGTTCAGGCAAAACATACCGATTATACACAGAAGCTGATTTTGACAAGCTATCGCAGATGACCGTACCAGAAATGCAAAG agCTAACCTATCTTCAGTGATACTGCAATTAAAAAGCCTAGGAATTGATAACGTTCTACGTTTCACATTCCCATCACCCCCTTCTTCTAAAGCTATGATCCGCGGTCTGGAGCTTCTGTATGCGTTAGGCGGCATTGATGACAGCGCTAAGTTAACGCAGCCTCTTGGAGTCAGAATGGCCGAGTTTCCACTGGATCCAATGTTTGCCAAGATGCTTTTAGTTTCTG GTGACTTTGGTTGTTCTGAAGAAATTCTTACAATCACTGCCATGTTACAAGTCCAAAACATATTTTTCACTCCCAGAAATCAGAAGATTCAAGCG gAGAAAATGAAGAGAAGGTTTTCTGTGATGGAGGGTGATCACCTgacattattaaatgtatatgaaGCGTTTCAAAag TATGGTAAAAATTCACGATGGTGTCATGAACATTACCTCAACTACAAAg GTCTTGTTAGAGCTTCATCGATTCGTAAACAACTAGAAAagcttttaaaaaaattcaagatAAAACTTGTGTCAAGTGAGGGCGACGCTGATGTCATTTGTCGATGTATCGTTGCTGGGTTTTTCGCAAATGCTGCACGACTGCACGCTACTGGATCTTATCGTACTATTAGAGATGATAAGGAGTTGGATATTCACCCAACATCTGTGATGTATGCAGAAAAGTGGCCCAAATA TGTTGTTTTCTATGAAGTtctacaaacaaacaaagattATATGAGAGATGTAACAGAAATAGATCCAACATGGCTGTATGAATTAGCTCCGCATTACTATCAATATGGAACG GAAAATGAGATAGCAGCTAAAAGAGCCAAAGTGGGAGATTGA